One genomic window of Punica granatum isolate Tunisia-2019 chromosome 1, ASM765513v2, whole genome shotgun sequence includes the following:
- the LOC116191833 gene encoding signal peptidase complex subunit 3B — translation MHSFGYRANALLTVAVTILALMCAIASLSDNFNSPTPSAQVQVLNINWFQKHQDGNDEISLTLNISANLQSLFTWNTKQVFVFLAAEYETPMNSLNQVSLWDGIIPAKEHAKFWIHTSNKYRFIDQGSNLRGKDFNLTLHWHVMPKTGKMFADKIVMSGYRLPQDYR, via the exons atgcATTCTTTCGGTTACAGAGCCAACGCTCTGCTCACCGTCGCAGTGACGATCCTCGCGCTGATGTGCGCGATCGCCTCTCTCTCCGACAACTTCAACTCGCCGACTCCCTCCGCTCAAGTCCAG GTGTTGAATATCAATTGGTTTCAGAAGCACCAGGATGGAAACGATGAG ATCAGCTTGACGTTAAACATTTCTGCCAATTTACAGTCTCTGTTCACATGGAACACTAAGCAG GTATTTGTCTTTCTAGCAGCAGAGTATGAGACGCCAATGAATTCATTGAACCAG GTATCACTGTGGGATGGTATTATCCCCGCTAAAGAGCACGCGAAGTTTTGGATCCACACGTCAAACAAATACCGGTTTATTGATCAG GGAAGTAATCTCCGAGGAAAAGATTTCAACCTTACATTACACTGGCATGTAATGCCAAAGACTGGAAAGATGTTTGCTGATAAAATAGTAATGTCTGGGTACCGCTTGCCACAGGATTATCGATGA
- the LOC116191817 gene encoding heavy metal-associated isoprenylated plant protein 34, which translates to MSSKQGNFKNQICVLRVNIHCDGCKKKVRKLLQKIEGVDATMIDADLGKVTVAGYVHPNTLIKKLEKSGKHAELWAAPRNNTYAVPQNRPRNQFPDLQFDSLSKPQKGGKGHPKDVNMKPKSVKFHLPEDEFDGSDCGFSESEDEVDNGFELDFGRRAPSRTPTRGGGGYGQHGHKDKRNVPAKKAKSGGRAKKGGIFGIRLLFFRGFGRKKKASHGSAGKNGGSGGGPKGGCTKQGAIEFKSGGKNGGWVVENGKNGSKGMTAVKNGGNNFKGGGGGNNQTNGGKNGRGGAKNMDFQEIDFGNHRKGGNGGGGGGGNYGGGGGGGGGGGGFAGRMGPMGNYPVGQMGNNSMGPMGPMGNYPMGPMSNNSYGPMGHYPAVSQMGSDPTRQMGNHQAVQGMPAAAPINGGYYQGMGPMNHHPYMGMMMNHPHAHAQMYQPTMYARPHPVTGYTPHRASDGYSNMFNDENTESCSIM; encoded by the exons ATGAGCAGTAAGCAGGGGAACTTCAAGAATCAG ATCTGCGTTCTCAGGGTGAACATACACTGCGATGGCTGCAAGAAGAAAGTCAGGAAACTGCTGCAAAAGATCGAAG GTGTGGATGCAACCATGATTGATGCAGATCTGGGGAAGGTGACGGTGGCCGGTTACGTGCACCCGAACACACTCATCAAGAAGCTCGAGAAGTCAGGGAAGCATGCTGAGCTGTGGGCAGCTCCGAGGAACAACACCTACGCCGTCCCTCAGAACCGCCCTaggaaccaattccccgacctGCAGTTCGACAGTCTCAGCAAGCCTCAGAAGGGTGGGAAAGGGCACCCCAAAGATGTGAACATGAAGCCGAAGTCTGTAAAGTTCCACTTGCCTGAGGATGAGTTCGATGGGAGCGACTGCGGTTTCAGCGAGTCCGAGGATGAAGTAGACAATGGTTTCGAGCTCGATTTCGGGCGCCGTGCGCCTTCGAGGACGCCGACCAGGGGTGGCGGCGGTTACGGGCAGCATGGGCATAAGGACAAGAGGAATGTGCCTGCCAAGAAGGCCAAGAGCGGCGGGAGAGCCAAGAAAGGCGGGATTTTCGGTATCCGGTTGCTCTTCTTCAGGGGCTTTGGCCGGAAAAAGAAAGCCAGCCATGGCAGCGCCGGGAAGAATGGCGGCAGCGGAGGTGGCCCCAAGGGCGGGTGCACGAAGCAGGGAGCCATCGAGTTCAAAAGTGGAGGCAAAAATGGCGGTTGGgtcgtggaaaacggtaaaaaTGGTAGCAAGGGAATGACTGCAGTTAAAAATGGCGGCAACAACTTCAAAGGCGGAGGCGGCGGAAACAACCAAACCAACGGCGGTAAAAACGGCAGAGGTGGAGCAAAGAATATGGACTTCCAAGAGATTGATTTTGGAAACCACCGGAAAGGCGGCAACGGCGGCGGTGGCGGAGGCGGCAACTAcggaggtggaggtggaggcggcggcggcggcggaggaTTCGCTGGCCGGATGGGACCCATGGGTAATTACCCTGTGGGCCAGATGGGTAATAATTCAATGGGTCCAATGGGTCCCATGGGTAATTATCCAATGGGCCCAATGAGCAATAATTCATACGGCCCAATGGGCCACTACCCTGCAGTGAGTCAAATGGGCAGCGACCCTACCCGTCAAATGGGCAATCATCAGGCCGTACAGGGGATGCCAGCGGCAGCCCCAATCAACGGTGGGTACTATCAGGGGATGGGGCCCATGAACCATCACCCGTACATGGGGATGATGATGAACCACCCGCACGCTCACGCGCAGATGTATCAACCGACGATGTACGCGAGGCCGCATCCCGTGACGGGTTACACGCCACACCGCGCTTCTGACGGGTACTCGAACATGTTCAACGACGAGAACACTGAGAGCTGTAGTATCATGTAG
- the LOC116196643 gene encoding probable E3 ubiquitin-protein ligase LUL4, with the protein MGFSFSKFRRAHESPPRPERPSSSPIPSVSLPPPPSQPALALPPPPHRQRPPPTSTQPAPPPPPPPPAYPYPAPGTYSAAPRTAPYYQYPPPPPTYAPYAPSPYSYPAPYGCQPPAPPHYSQFVGYYNNRWYPPAAAGPSAAVPPPYVDHKTAKKIKNEVNVHKDAIKLSIDEQSPDSHLVSFTFDALVDGSITVIYFAKEGPNCTFSPIYPEIHKPQRIPFQKGLGQKFQQPSGSGIDLGFFDIDELSKPSQNEEIFPLVIYAETSAPSLMDEQPNQPVSSVSSHAQITECVLVKGNEGNFQVRVIKQILWIEGDRYELREIFGISNVDEKGFEDSDPGKECVICMTEPKDTAVLPCRHMCLCGECAKELRLQSNKCPICRQPIEELLGIKVNNASSS; encoded by the exons ATGGGGTTCTCTTTCAGCAAATTCCGGCGTGCCCACGAGTCCCCGCCGCGCCCAGAACGCCCCTCCTCCTCCCCGATCCCATCGGTATCGCTTCCTCCGCCGCCGTCACAGCCCGCCCTGGCACTGCCTCCGCCGCCGCATCGGCAGCGTCCCCCCCCAACCTCCACACAACCAgctccaccacctccgccGCCGCCTCCCGCCTACCCTTACCCCGCCCCTGGCACCTACTCCGCGGCCCCTCGCACCGCCCCTTACTACCAGTACCCTCCGCCGCCCCCCACCTACGCTCCGTACGCCCCCAGTCCCTACAGCTATCCGGCTCCGTACGGCTGCCAGCCCCCCGCTCCTCCCCATTACTCTCAGTTCGTGGGGTATTACAATAACCGGTGGTACCCCCCCGCTGCGGCAGGGCCGTCCGCGGCGGTGCCGCCCCCGTACGTGGACCACAAGACCGCCAAGAAGATCAAGAACGAGGTGAATGTCCACAAGGACGCAATAAAGCTTTCCATCGACGAGCAGAGTCCGGACTCCCATTTGGTTTCTTTCACCTTCGATGCTCTTGTTGATGGCAG TATTACGGTAATTTACTTTGCCAAGGAAGGGCCAAACTGTACATTTAGTCCCATATATCCCGAAATCCACAAACCGCAGAGAATCCCGTTTCAGAAGGGTCTTGGCCAGAAATTCCAACAGCCATCTGGAAGCGGAATTGACCTTGGATTTTTTGATATCGATGAACTATCAAAGCCCTCTCAGAACGAAGAAATCTTCCCTCTTGTCATCTATGCAGAAACTAGCGCACCATCACTGATGGATGAACAGCCGAACCAGCCCGTATCGAGTGTGTCCTCCCATGCTCAGATCACGGAATGTGTCCTTGTTAAGGGCAATGAGGGGAATTTTCAAGTGAGAGTAATCAAGCAGATCTTGTGGATTGAAGGGGACCGTTATGAGCTCCGGGAGATTTTTGGCATAAGTAATGTTGATGAGAAGGGGTTCGAGGACAGTGATCCTGGAAAAGAATGCGTCATTTGCATGACCGAGCCCAAGGACACAGCTGTTTTGCCCTGTCGACATATG TGTTTGTGCGGGGAGTGTGCAAAAGAGTTGAGGCTTCAATCAAACAAGTGTCCGATTTGCCGACAACCCATCGAGGAACTTTTAGGGATAAAAGTGAACAATG CATCCTCATCATGA
- the LOC116196645 gene encoding UDP-N-acetylglucosamine transferase subunit ALG13 homolog: protein MAEGGAARGRGAEAKRVVFVTVGTTCFDALVRAVDQQEVKQGLLAKGYTHLIIQMGRGTYIPTKSEGETGSLAVDYFTFSSSIADHLRSASLVISHAGSGSIFETLRLCKPLIVVVNEDLMDNHQAELAEELAERKHLYCARPQTLHQTISEMNLESLLPYQPGDATPVAKLINRFLGFPED from the exons ATGGCGGAGGGGGGGGCGGCAAGGGGTCGGGGTGCAGAGGCCAAGAGGGTTGTCTTTGTCACAGTGGGCACGACCTGTTTCGATGCCCTGGTGAGGGCGGTGGATCAGCAAGAAGTCAAGCAGGGATTGTTGGCCAAAGGCTACACCCACCTCATCATTCAGATGGGCCGTGGTACCTACATTCCCACGAAG TCTGAAGGAGAAACAGGCTCTCTTGCTGTCGACTACTTCACTTTCTCGTCAAGCATCGCAGATCATCTACGATCAGCATCTCTTGTGATCAGCCACGCAG GGTCAGGTAGCATATTTGAGACTTTGAGACTGTGTAAACCTCTAATTGTGGTGGTAAACGAAGATCTGATGGACAATCACCAGGCTGAGCTAGCAGAAGAATTAGCAGAGAGGAAACATTTATATTGTGCTCGTCCTCAAACACTCCACCAAACAATATCAGAGATGAATTTGGAGTCGCTCCTTCCTTATCAGCCAGGTGATGCCACCCCAGTCGCCAAACTCATAAATAGGTTTCTTGGTTTCCCCGAAGATTAG